The nucleotide window CCCCGAAGGGTTTCTTGAGCCATAGAACCACGTAATATGATCAGCTAAGGAGAGACTTGTATGCCAAGAAAAGGTGAAGTGCCGAAACGCAATATTTTGCCTGATCCGAAGTATAGGAGTGAATTGGTATCCAAATTCATCAACTGCATGATGAAGGACGGCAAGAAGAGTGTCTCTGAATCAATCGTGTACAGAGCTTTTGATATGATTGAAAAGAAAACCAAGGAGCCTCCTCTTAAAGTATTTGAAAAGGCGATGGAGAATATTCAGCCTATCATTGAGGTCAAGTCGCGTCGTGTAGGAGGATCTACCTATCAAGTGCCTGTTGAGGTGCGCAAAACTCGCCGGAAGGCCTTGGGAATCAGATGGCTTATAGCTTTTGCCCGAAAACGTTCCGAAAAGACTATGGCTGAAAGGTTGGCTGCTGAATTAATGGATGCGGC belongs to Deltaproteobacteria bacterium and includes:
- the rpsG gene encoding 30S ribosomal protein S7 — protein: MPRKGEVPKRNILPDPKYRSELVSKFINCMMKDGKKSVSESIVYRAFDMIEKKTKEPPLKVFEKAMENIQPIIEVKSRRVGGSTYQVPVEVRKTRRKALGIRWLIAFARKRSEKTMAERLAAELMDAANQRGAAIKKREDTHRMAEANKAFAHYRW